The Vibrio pomeroyi genome window below encodes:
- a CDS encoding glycosyltransferase family 4 protein: protein MSTIKPNLEELNQNHSLEAQELANPEPQEIWLLIDSQTFGGIETHVIELALGLIEHQRKARVILLTKFEPLPPIITRLTQLKLPFCHLSDIAPSQGNALSQLKLAITQFQPSHIHAHGYKASIFAKLAKLTTSSSDKPRQITTYHAGETPTGKVWFYDFLDRYTSVISDHSLVVSDKIKEKLPSKSTLLNNFIAIPEHSPSPNVSDETQMPDSTHHIGFVGRLSHEKAPDRFVTLAQANPAQHFHLFGDGPERQALESSNQKNLTFHGHQTNMSSAWQTIDVLVVPSRYEGLPMAALEAMVRGIPVIATNVGNLPQLIEHQTGGYIAQSETQLQTYLLEWLALSSQEKYAMSQKARNTIIEHYSPQAVIPQILACYGN, encoded by the coding sequence ATGAGTACAATCAAGCCTAACCTCGAAGAGCTTAATCAAAACCATTCTCTTGAGGCTCAGGAGTTGGCAAATCCTGAGCCTCAAGAGATTTGGCTGTTAATCGACAGCCAAACCTTTGGAGGAATCGAAACTCATGTCATTGAGTTAGCGTTAGGCTTGATTGAGCATCAACGTAAAGCACGAGTGATACTTCTTACCAAGTTCGAACCTCTTCCCCCTATCATCACTCGTTTGACTCAACTTAAACTTCCTTTTTGTCATCTCAGCGACATCGCACCAAGTCAGGGTAATGCCTTGTCACAACTGAAACTGGCTATTACTCAATTCCAACCATCACACATCCATGCTCATGGCTACAAAGCGAGTATTTTCGCTAAGCTAGCCAAGTTAACAACGAGTAGTTCAGATAAGCCACGACAAATAACAACTTATCACGCAGGCGAAACTCCAACTGGAAAAGTGTGGTTCTATGACTTTTTAGACCGCTACACGAGCGTGATTTCTGATCATTCATTGGTGGTAAGCGACAAAATTAAAGAGAAGCTCCCTTCGAAAAGCACCCTACTCAACAACTTCATCGCGATTCCTGAGCATTCACCTTCACCTAACGTTTCTGACGAAACTCAGATGCCAGATTCGACTCATCACATTGGATTTGTTGGTCGCTTAAGTCATGAAAAGGCGCCAGACCGATTTGTTACGCTTGCTCAAGCTAACCCAGCTCAGCATTTCCATCTATTTGGTGATGGCCCGGAGAGGCAAGCGTTAGAAAGCAGTAATCAAAAAAATCTCACGTTTCATGGTCACCAAACCAACATGAGCAGCGCGTGGCAAACCATTGACGTTTTGGTTGTTCCATCCAGATACGAAGGGTTACCCATGGCAGCGCTCGAAGCTATGGTGCGTGGAATACCTGTTATCGCAACAAATGTTGGCAATCTCCCACAGTTGATTGAACACCAAACCGGCGGCTATATCGCACAAAGCGAAACACAACTGCAAACATATTTACTTGAATGGCTTGCCCTTTCTAGCCAAGAAAAATACGCCATGAGCCAAAAGGCTAGAAACACGATTATTGAACACTACTCCCCCCAAGCTGTCATTCCACAAATATTGGCGTGCTACGGTAACTAA
- a CDS encoding sigma-54 dependent transcriptional regulator yields the protein MRPKVLLVEDSTSLAVLYKQYVKDEPYDIFHVETGAEAKTFIERHSPQLVILDLKLPDMPGEEVLDWITANEIPTAVIIATAHGSVNIAVDLIQRGAEDFLEKPIQADRLKTSVRLHLKRAKLENLVDNMQSKFDRDRFHNFIGSCLPMQAVYKIIDSVAPTTASVFINGESGTGKEVCAEAIHQESQRNGKPFVAINCGAIPRDLMESEIFGHVKGAFTGATTDRKGAAMQAHGGTLFLDELCEMELEMQKKLLRFLQTGTFTPLGGNREIKVDVRIICATNRDPLVEVEEGRFREDLYYRVHVVPIEMPPLRERGSDIVTLCNHFLKLYAKQDKKKFKSIDKETQNLFKRYTWPGNVRQLQNIIRNIVVLNNETSVTKDMLPPPINKAESTKPKSVTPIRNVAPVAVNVPDPVAETKLPPITPEELEQTPAPQVQSEPMTPAFTTIEGAIRPMWQIEREAIQHAINHCDGNVLNAAVLLELSPSTVYRKKQAWESEDEYNQA from the coding sequence ATGCGCCCTAAAGTATTGTTAGTTGAAGACTCCACCTCCCTCGCCGTACTGTACAAACAGTACGTTAAAGACGAGCCCTATGATATTTTCCACGTCGAAACAGGCGCGGAAGCGAAGACCTTCATTGAAAGGCACTCTCCACAGCTTGTTATTCTCGACCTTAAGCTGCCCGACATGCCAGGCGAAGAAGTCTTAGATTGGATTACTGCCAACGAAATACCGACCGCAGTTATCATCGCGACAGCGCATGGCTCAGTAAACATTGCTGTAGACCTTATCCAGCGCGGTGCGGAAGACTTCTTAGAGAAACCCATTCAAGCTGATCGACTCAAGACATCTGTTCGCTTACATCTAAAGAGAGCGAAACTCGAAAATCTTGTCGATAACATGCAAAGCAAGTTCGATCGTGACCGCTTCCATAATTTCATCGGCTCTTGCCTACCCATGCAGGCGGTTTACAAGATCATTGATTCGGTAGCGCCAACCACTGCTAGCGTGTTTATTAACGGCGAAAGCGGTACCGGTAAAGAAGTGTGTGCGGAAGCGATTCACCAAGAGAGTCAGCGGAATGGTAAACCTTTCGTGGCTATTAACTGTGGCGCAATCCCTCGAGATCTAATGGAGAGTGAAATCTTCGGTCACGTTAAAGGCGCGTTTACCGGCGCGACAACCGACCGCAAAGGCGCAGCGATGCAAGCGCATGGCGGTACACTGTTTCTCGATGAACTTTGTGAAATGGAACTGGAGATGCAGAAGAAGCTTCTCAGATTCTTACAAACCGGTACGTTTACTCCACTTGGTGGTAACCGCGAGATTAAAGTGGATGTCAGAATTATCTGCGCAACTAACCGCGACCCACTGGTTGAGGTAGAAGAAGGACGGTTTAGAGAAGATCTTTACTATCGTGTTCACGTCGTGCCTATCGAGATGCCACCGCTCCGTGAACGAGGAAGTGACATTGTCACTCTATGCAATCACTTCTTGAAGCTGTACGCGAAGCAAGACAAGAAGAAGTTCAAATCAATAGACAAAGAAACGCAGAACCTATTTAAACGTTACACGTGGCCAGGCAACGTGCGCCAGTTGCAAAACATCATCCGTAACATCGTGGTGTTGAACAATGAAACGAGCGTAACCAAAGACATGCTGCCCCCGCCAATTAATAAAGCGGAAAGCACAAAGCCAAAGAGTGTGACACCAATTAGAAACGTCGCGCCAGTAGCTGTTAACGTCCCTGATCCTGTAGCCGAAACTAAACTGCCGCCTATTACACCTGAAGAGCTGGAACAGACACCAGCACCTCAAGTGCAAAGCGAACCAATGACACCTGCGTTCACAACCATCGAAGGTGCTATTCGTCCAATGTGGCAGATTGAACGTGAAGCCATTCAACATGCTATTAACCATTGCGATGGTAACGTGTTGAATGCCGCCGTGTTATTGGAGCTCAGCCCTTCTACGGTTTATCGTAAGAAACAGGCTTGGGAATCGGAAGATGAGTACAATCAAGCCTAA
- a CDS encoding O-antigen ligase family protein, with amino-acid sequence MRDQVNRTPLIVGLSFLSLIIGVAWYLVPHPVVVIVLAFIPLGALFVINKAFWFVLLFVVFSFFRIHEALPQLYPLKIPLLLSMGALSALLWHSLISKELKIFWHHSFNWLAIFWVLTTIGVVFASNRPIALAEFTGVYWKIIVMTLAIAWLVNTTENLAKTAMTIIYAGALVSAIAVYNSINGIGLVEGSRVTIGRDFGSMLGDPNDLSLVLMFPLAFTISQASTPGISYFKRIISALVCVLLLAAIIATQSRGGLLGCIAVIGIFAWKLVRSKVLLISLGSVAAVVLYLVAGISDRASGGAAEQGIDESAMGRIYAWEAAIKMAIDNPLTGVGLNNFFSNYFFYSSHWDGLNHAVHSTWFGVLAETGFIGLIVFVTLIVSLIKTSRVTLERLSNSTTHVPPELNAVAYAVYAGLIGTIVSGTFLTQGFNWPIYILAALTVCVSNVSQTACQNEKI; translated from the coding sequence ATGCGAGACCAAGTGAATCGAACACCGTTAATTGTCGGACTCTCTTTCTTGAGCCTGATTATTGGCGTTGCTTGGTATCTGGTCCCTCACCCAGTTGTTGTTATTGTCCTTGCTTTCATTCCCTTAGGTGCCCTGTTCGTTATCAACAAAGCATTTTGGTTTGTACTTTTGTTTGTGGTGTTTTCTTTCTTTCGGATTCATGAGGCGCTACCACAACTTTATCCACTTAAAATACCTTTACTATTGTCGATGGGCGCTTTGTCCGCTCTTTTATGGCATTCACTGATCAGTAAAGAACTAAAGATCTTTTGGCACCATTCATTCAATTGGCTCGCGATATTCTGGGTCTTAACCACCATAGGGGTTGTCTTTGCCTCTAATAGACCTATCGCATTAGCAGAATTCACGGGGGTTTATTGGAAGATTATTGTCATGACCCTCGCAATTGCTTGGCTCGTGAATACCACAGAGAACTTGGCGAAAACAGCGATGACTATCATTTACGCCGGAGCTTTGGTCAGTGCGATTGCGGTCTACAACTCCATAAACGGTATTGGATTGGTCGAAGGTTCAAGGGTCACCATAGGACGAGACTTTGGCTCTATGCTCGGTGACCCGAACGATCTGTCACTCGTGCTTATGTTCCCACTCGCCTTCACAATTAGCCAAGCGAGTACCCCCGGCATTTCCTATTTCAAACGAATTATCAGCGCGTTAGTTTGCGTTTTGTTGCTTGCCGCTATCATTGCGACTCAAAGTCGTGGTGGATTATTGGGGTGTATCGCTGTAATTGGCATCTTTGCGTGGAAGTTGGTTCGTTCTAAAGTCTTGTTAATTTCGTTAGGTTCAGTTGCTGCCGTTGTGCTTTATTTGGTTGCGGGAATCTCCGATCGAGCATCTGGCGGCGCCGCAGAGCAAGGCATCGATGAATCTGCCATGGGTAGGATCTACGCATGGGAAGCAGCAATAAAAATGGCGATAGACAACCCGTTGACTGGTGTTGGGCTAAACAACTTCTTCTCTAACTACTTCTTTTACAGCTCTCATTGGGACGGTCTTAATCACGCAGTGCACAGTACTTGGTTTGGCGTGTTAGCTGAAACGGGCTTTATCGGCCTGATTGTTTTCGTCACTCTGATTGTCTCATTGATCAAAACTTCGCGCGTAACTCTCGAAAGGCTTTCAAATTCTACGACACACGTGCCACCAGAACTTAACGCTGTGGCTTACGCTGTTTACGCTGGGCTTATCGGTACTATTGTGTCGGGAACCTTCCTAACTCAGGGTTTCAACTGGCCCATTTACATACTCGCTGCACTCACTGTATGTGTCTCCAACGTATCCCAAACTGCTTGTCAAAATGA
- a CDS encoding Hpt domain-containing protein yields MNSTLTSDTPQNVTNQVDLELVDESVLEQMIRDTSADIIPILIDHYVAESQTRLVAIREATSNRDAQTLEFEVHTLGSTALSLGNRPLGELSRALEQQCLEQQHDEAFLRIDELLELADRSIEALLERKEVGFS; encoded by the coding sequence ATGAATTCGACTTTAACGTCAGACACACCTCAAAATGTAACTAACCAAGTAGACCTCGAGCTTGTTGATGAAAGCGTTCTGGAACAAATGATTCGAGACACCAGTGCGGACATCATCCCCATATTAATCGACCATTACGTGGCAGAATCACAAACTCGTTTGGTGGCGATCAGAGAAGCAACAAGCAATCGAGATGCTCAAACACTCGAGTTTGAAGTACATACTCTCGGCAGCACTGCGCTTTCGCTAGGTAACCGCCCATTGGGCGAGTTATCACGTGCTTTAGAGCAACAATGTTTAGAGCAGCAACATGACGAAGCGTTTCTGCGAATTGATGAGTTGCTCGAACTTGCAGACCGCTCAATCGAAGCCCTACTTGAACGAAAAGAAGTGGGATTCAGCTGA